The following are encoded together in the Tripterygium wilfordii isolate XIE 37 chromosome 3, ASM1340144v1, whole genome shotgun sequence genome:
- the LOC119995253 gene encoding uncharacterized hydrolase YugF gives MANCVSFTSSRDQCFRYSFASAGLKSCTTDLGDGTIMHCWVPKRHIETKPTVVLIHGIGANAMWQWDYFLSPIKTRFNVYVPDLLFFGESYTTRPERSESFQAQCVMGLMGAHNVTHMDLVGISYGGFVAYSMAAQYKDRVGRVVLCCAGVSLEEKDMDEGLFTVKSVDEAVEMLLPQRPEKVRALLRMTFYKPPKNVPNCFLNDFIDVMCMEYIQERKELIHALHKDRKLSDLPKITQPTFLIWGEYDQVFPLELAHRLKRHIGDNAQVVIIKNAGHAINAEKPKEMLKHIKSFLFDKLTSPKQENHPNNNNKNLSNGHKVD, from the exons ATGGCTAATTGTGTTAGCTTCACTTCATCGCGGGACCAGTGCTTCAGATACTCCTTTGCCAGCGCCGGCCTCAAATCCTGCACCACCGATCTTGGCGACGGCACGATCATGCACTGCTGGGTCCCAAAGCGGCACATCGAGACTAAGCCTACCGTGGTTCTGATTCACGGGATCGGTGCCAACGCAATGTGGCAATGGGACTACTTCCTCTCCCCAATCAAGACGCGCTTCAACGTCTACGTCCCGGACCTTCTCTTCTTCGGCGAATCCTACACGACCCGACCCGAGAGGTCCGAATCTTTCCAGGCACAGTGCGTGATGGGCCTTATGGGTGCCCACAACGTGACCCATATGGACCTGGTGGGGATTAGCTACGGCGGGTTTGTGGCCTACAGTATGGCTGCGCAGTACAAGGACCGCGTGGGTCGCGTGGTGTTGTGCTGTGCTGGGGTTAGTTTAGAGGAGAAGGACATGGATGAAGGGTTGTTTACGGTTAAGAGTGTGGATGAGGCAGTGGAGATGTTGTTGCCGCAGAGGCCGGAGAAGGTACGGGCGCTGCTGCGGATGACTTTCTATAAGCCGCCCAAGAACGTACCCAATTGTTTTCTCAACGATTTTATCGAT GTGATGTGTATGGAATATATTCAAGAGAGGAAAGAATTAATCCATGCCTTGCACAAAGACAGAAAGTTGTCCGATCTACCAAAAATAACCCAG CCTACTTTTTTAATTTGGGGAGAATACGATCAGGTTTTCCCTTTGGAATTAGCACACAGATTAAAAAG GCATATTGGTGATAATGCACAAGTAGTCATCATAAAGAACGCTGGGCATGCAATAAATGCAGAGAAGCCTAAAGAAATGTTGAAGCACATCAAGTCTTTCCTCTTTGATAAACTCACTTCCCCCAAGCAAGAAAACCATCCGAACAACAATAACAAGAACCTCAGCAATGGCCACAAGGTGGATTGA